Proteins co-encoded in one Cytobacillus sp. NJ13 genomic window:
- a CDS encoding GNAT family N-acetyltransferase, translating into MNADIQKEENRFFINDEKGDMIAEITYIPSGDSVITIDHTYVSESLRGQGVAGKLLESVVHEARSKGYKIVPACSYAKAVFDRKSEYQDLIAK; encoded by the coding sequence ATGAATGCAGATATTCAAAAAGAAGAAAACCGTTTTTTTATAAATGATGAGAAAGGGGACATGATTGCTGAAATCACCTATATTCCAAGCGGCGATTCGGTCATAACCATAGACCATACATATGTAAGCGAATCCCTGCGCGGTCAGGGAGTTGCAGGAAAACTGCTGGAAAGTGTCGTTCACGAGGCACGCAGCAAAGGATATAAGATTGTGCCTGCCTGCTCATATGCCAAAGCTGTTTTTGACCGAAAGAGCGAATATCAGGATTTAATCGCGAAATAA
- a CDS encoding ankyrin repeat domain-containing protein, with product MLKIDDGLMFFEAAGKGDLECLKACVESGININLQDKKKQTAILIASINKHYDMVHYLAESGADINLQDQTSLNPFLYGCIHGDLKLVKMMISAGADIALLTRFGGVGITPACEKGHIEVVRELLTSTDINVNHTNYCGWTPLIEAIVLNDGGETQQAIIRLLLEHGADTSLTDQYGVKPIELAGRKGYREIEDILLMAGIE from the coding sequence ATGCTGAAAATTGATGATGGCCTAATGTTCTTTGAAGCAGCTGGAAAAGGTGACCTTGAATGTTTGAAAGCATGTGTAGAGAGCGGCATTAATATTAATCTGCAGGATAAGAAAAAACAAACTGCCATTTTGATTGCTTCGATAAATAAGCATTATGATATGGTTCATTATCTGGCGGAGTCAGGGGCAGACATTAATCTTCAAGATCAAACCAGCTTAAACCCATTTCTATATGGATGCATTCATGGAGATTTGAAGTTAGTAAAAATGATGATTAGCGCTGGGGCTGATATTGCTCTCTTAACGAGATTTGGCGGAGTGGGTATTACTCCAGCCTGTGAAAAGGGACATATAGAAGTAGTTCGGGAGCTTTTAACATCTACAGATATAAACGTGAACCATACCAATTATTGCGGATGGACACCTTTGATTGAAGCAATTGTTTTGAATGATGGAGGAGAAACCCAGCAGGCCATCATAAGGCTATTGCTTGAACACGGGGCCGATACAAGCCTTACAGACCAATATGGTGTGAAGCCGATTGAGCTTGCCGGAAGAAAAGGATACAGAGAAATAGAGGATATTTTATTAATGGCTGGTATAGAGTAA
- a CDS encoding amidohydrolase — MSTSHWLTNIKIETGYLQDDNGAYTTKTELFHLKIDDGKIIEKQSSSYEISKNESTVDGRGFLALPTFKEMHNHLDKTYLSLDWKACRPVKNLEERLRYEALELEELAPTAKQRATKMIELLLSKGSTHIRTHVNIDPYIGLKNLEGVREALEDYSDKLTFEIVAFPQHGLLRGNVIPLMKEAMRSGASIVGGLDPAGIDRNIEKSLYEVLNLSTEFNADIDIHLHDGGHVGLYTIDKFAEMVEEAKWHNRAAVSHAFCLGEVPVPQAEEMAERLSKLGMSIMSTIPITKSLPPIELLDRKGVNVYLGCDGFYDSWGPFGNGDLLEKVTRYGELYRKSDEISLAQSLKWATGGPVPLNKEGEASWPLEGEEANMVLVNASCSAEAVARTPKREAVIFRGKVVAGQLT, encoded by the coding sequence ATGTCAACTTCTCATTGGTTAACAAATATTAAGATTGAAACAGGATATCTTCAGGATGACAATGGAGCTTATACGACAAAAACAGAACTCTTTCACTTAAAAATTGATGATGGAAAAATAATAGAAAAGCAGAGCAGCAGTTATGAAATTTCCAAGAATGAAAGTACAGTGGATGGAAGAGGTTTTTTGGCTCTGCCAACTTTTAAAGAGATGCACAACCATCTTGATAAAACCTACCTTTCTCTTGATTGGAAGGCTTGCAGGCCGGTCAAAAATTTAGAAGAACGTTTAAGGTATGAAGCATTGGAGCTTGAGGAATTGGCGCCTACGGCCAAACAGCGGGCAACTAAAATGATTGAGCTTCTCCTATCTAAGGGGTCAACTCATATTCGTACCCATGTAAATATTGATCCCTACATAGGCTTGAAGAATCTGGAGGGTGTAAGAGAAGCTTTAGAAGACTACTCCGACAAACTGACATTCGAAATTGTAGCTTTTCCTCAGCATGGTCTTTTAAGGGGAAATGTAATTCCTCTCATGAAAGAAGCGATGAGATCTGGAGCCAGCATTGTAGGTGGTCTTGATCCTGCAGGGATTGACCGTAATATCGAGAAGTCACTTTATGAAGTTTTAAATCTGAGTACAGAGTTTAATGCAGATATAGACATCCATTTACATGATGGCGGACATGTAGGGCTATATACGATTGATAAATTTGCAGAAATGGTAGAAGAAGCAAAGTGGCACAATCGTGCCGCTGTAAGCCATGCATTTTGTTTAGGGGAAGTACCAGTTCCGCAAGCAGAAGAAATGGCGGAAAGATTGAGTAAGCTTGGAATGTCGATCATGTCCACTATTCCTATAACAAAATCTCTTCCTCCAATTGAACTCTTAGACCGGAAAGGTGTAAATGTTTATCTGGGCTGCGATGGATTCTATGATTCCTGGGGTCCTTTCGGGAATGGAGATCTGCTGGAAAAAGTAACAAGATATGGTGAGCTTTATCGTAAGAGCGATGAAATTTCTCTGGCACAATCATTAAAATGGGCCACTGGGGGTCCTGTTCCATTAAACAAAGAAGGTGAGGCGAGTTGGCCGCTTGAGGGAGAAGAGGCAAATATGGTACTAGTCAATGCATCATGTTCGGCAGAAGCAGTGGCGAGAACACCTAAAAGAGAGGCGGTAATTTTTAGAGGGAAAGTTGTCGCAGGACAGTTAACATAA
- a CDS encoding amidohydrolase family protein — translation MTSLWITNVRLEKGFILENEQITGTSTEISHLKIADGKIAEITQIAPHSNENQFDAKQKLVLPSLRDMHIHIDKTYYGGPWKACTPITKGIFTRLEEEKELLPKLLPTAQERAEKMIELYLKNGHTHIRTHCNVDPVIGLKNLEATVNALKKYEDVLTYDIVAFPQHGLLRSDSVQLIRDAMKNGATLVGGVDPATVDRNIEKSLNTIFEIAAEHNKGVDIHLHDPNSLGAFTFERMADYTREAGLAGRATISHGIALADLDGEALAEMAAILKEQEIDVTTTIPINRTTIPVPALDRYGIPVSVGHDSLTDHWSPFGTGNTIQKLGTLAERFRMIDEYSLSSALKYATGGITPLNQAGEQVWPKVGDDASMMLVDAACSAEAIARRATVESLFFKGRKVESKRAEI, via the coding sequence ATGACATCTCTATGGATTACAAATGTTCGGCTAGAAAAAGGATTTATCTTGGAAAATGAACAAATTACAGGCACCAGCACTGAAATTAGCCACTTGAAAATCGCTGATGGGAAAATTGCGGAAATCACACAAATTGCTCCACATTCCAATGAAAACCAATTCGATGCAAAACAGAAGCTGGTACTTCCTTCTTTAAGAGATATGCACATTCATATTGACAAAACCTACTACGGCGGCCCATGGAAAGCCTGCACACCAATCACAAAGGGGATTTTCACCAGATTAGAAGAGGAAAAAGAACTTTTGCCAAAGCTTCTCCCAACGGCACAAGAACGCGCTGAAAAAATGATAGAGCTGTATTTAAAAAATGGCCATACTCATATACGTACTCATTGTAATGTCGACCCGGTAATTGGACTGAAAAACTTAGAAGCTACCGTCAATGCACTAAAAAAATATGAAGATGTCCTTACTTATGACATTGTTGCGTTTCCGCAGCATGGACTTCTGAGAAGTGATTCTGTCCAGTTAATTCGGGATGCTATGAAGAATGGTGCCACCTTAGTTGGCGGTGTGGATCCAGCTACAGTGGACAGGAACATTGAAAAGTCATTAAATACAATTTTTGAAATTGCAGCAGAACATAATAAAGGAGTGGATATCCATCTTCATGATCCTAACTCCTTGGGAGCTTTTACATTCGAGAGAATGGCAGATTATACAAGGGAAGCTGGTTTGGCAGGAAGAGCAACGATCAGCCATGGAATTGCATTAGCCGACCTAGATGGAGAAGCCCTGGCAGAAATGGCAGCAATATTGAAAGAGCAAGAAATAGATGTAACCACTACTATTCCGATAAATCGCACAACTATTCCAGTTCCCGCACTTGATCGTTATGGTATTCCTGTTTCAGTAGGGCACGACAGTCTCACAGATCATTGGTCTCCATTTGGTACGGGGAACACCATTCAGAAGTTAGGAACACTTGCGGAAAGATTCCGAATGATTGATGAATATTCTTTATCATCTGCCTTAAAGTATGCAACTGGCGGGATTACTCCCTTAAATCAAGCTGGTGAACAGGTTTGGCCAAAAGTCGGCGATGATGCCTCAATGATGCTGGTTGATGCTGCATGTTCGGCAGAAGCAATTGCGAGAAGAGCAACAGTCGAGTCATTATTTTTTAAAGGCAGGAAGGTTGAAAGCAAAAGAGCTGAAATTTAA
- a CDS encoding glutathione ABC transporter substrate-binding protein, which yields MEKDRKHFQKGLLMIFLSLMMLFASACSTQTKTEKDAGNESEGKKAGGTLTVVRLSDATKLDPHFITDIPSANIIYQKVYETLVEPDKDMNIQPLLSTEWNVIDDTTWEFKLKEGVKFHDGTPFNAEAVKSTFDRLLDPNTGSPQREKFAMINEVKVIDEHTVQLLLDYPYAPLLSILASSEGSIISPKALAENPDQLTEHPVGTGPFVFEDWKTGQEISLKKNENYWGKQPNIDGVVFKVVPEDATRLAMIETGEAHINDQVPVTEIERIEASDSMGLFRAEGLAVEYIGFNTKKKPLDDVKVRKAISHAIEREAIIKGVYNNVGTLANAAMSPKVFGHSENVKPYDYDLNEAKKLLKEAGYEEGLKLKLLTSDRKERINMAEVIQSQLKGIGVEVDIQVMEYGAYIDTIDKSEHDLFIGGWGNATGDGDYNQYNLFHTASQGPPGNHFYYSNPEVDKIIESARRETEEAKRKELYEQAMQMELEDAVYVPIRNYEHMAAHSKNVSGFWLNAANYLMIDDAVIK from the coding sequence ATGGAGAAAGATAGAAAGCACTTTCAGAAGGGATTACTGATGATTTTCCTGAGCTTAATGATGCTATTTGCATCAGCATGTTCTACACAAACAAAAACAGAAAAGGATGCTGGTAATGAATCCGAAGGGAAAAAGGCTGGGGGCACATTGACTGTTGTCCGTCTATCAGATGCAACAAAATTAGACCCTCACTTTATTACAGATATTCCTTCGGCAAATATCATTTATCAAAAAGTATATGAAACATTAGTAGAGCCAGATAAAGACATGAACATTCAGCCGCTCTTGTCAACAGAATGGAATGTCATTGATGATACGACCTGGGAGTTTAAGCTGAAAGAAGGCGTAAAATTTCATGACGGCACACCGTTTAATGCAGAAGCAGTGAAGTCCACCTTTGACCGTTTGCTGGATCCAAATACAGGTTCGCCTCAGCGTGAGAAATTCGCAATGATAAATGAAGTTAAAGTGATTGATGAACACACAGTACAATTATTGCTTGACTATCCTTATGCTCCACTGCTTTCAATACTTGCAAGCAGTGAAGGGAGCATTATAAGTCCAAAGGCTTTAGCAGAAAATCCGGACCAACTAACTGAGCATCCGGTTGGGACCGGTCCATTTGTATTTGAAGACTGGAAGACAGGCCAGGAGATTTCATTGAAAAAAAATGAAAACTATTGGGGAAAACAGCCTAATATTGACGGGGTAGTGTTTAAAGTAGTTCCTGAGGATGCAACACGTCTGGCTATGATTGAAACGGGAGAGGCACATATTAATGATCAGGTGCCTGTAACGGAGATTGAACGTATTGAAGCTTCTGATTCAATGGGGCTATTCCGAGCAGAGGGACTTGCGGTTGAATATATCGGATTTAATACCAAAAAGAAACCTTTGGACGATGTAAAAGTCCGTAAAGCAATCAGCCATGCCATCGAGAGAGAAGCAATCATAAAAGGGGTTTATAACAATGTAGGGACACTTGCTAATGCTGCCATGAGCCCTAAAGTTTTTGGCCACAGTGAAAATGTGAAGCCATATGACTATGATTTAAACGAAGCAAAAAAATTGTTAAAAGAAGCAGGATATGAAGAAGGACTAAAGCTAAAATTGCTGACAAGCGATAGAAAAGAACGTATAAATATGGCTGAAGTAATTCAGTCCCAACTAAAGGGAATCGGTGTTGAGGTAGACATTCAAGTAATGGAATATGGTGCATATATCGATACGATTGATAAATCTGAACATGATCTATTTATTGGAGGATGGGGAAATGCCACTGGGGACGGGGATTATAACCAGTATAACCTCTTCCATACTGCCTCACAGGGACCTCCTGGAAACCATTTCTATTACAGCAATCCAGAGGTCGACAAAATCATTGAGTCAGCACGCAGAGAAACGGAAGAAGCAAAGCGCAAAGAACTTTATGAGCAAGCGATGCAAATGGAATTGGAGGATGCTGTATATGTTCCAATCCGAAACTACGAACATATGGCTGCCCACAGTAAAAATGTAAGCGGCTTTTGGCTGAATGCTGCCAACTATCTTATGATTGATGATGCAGTAATCAAGTAA
- a CDS encoding ABC transporter permease encodes MAVKTLIGPKESRIRDFLSILIQNKAALVGAIIIIVYLLMAVFAPLLAPYSPYEIDLENKLTPPSAEHWMGTDDKGRDILSRILYGSRLSMGVGFAAVLFGAFFGIIFGLVAGYYGKWVDTIIMRMMDVMLAFPGILLALAIIAALGPSLINVTIAVGAFSVPLFARIVRGSTLEVKRLEYIDAIRSLGATDFVIIFKHIFPNILSPIIVQGTLRLATAILSAAGLSFLGLGAQPPSPEWGTMLSSGRDFLFSAPYIALFPGLAISILVLGFNIFGDGLRDAFDPRMKK; translated from the coding sequence ATGGCTGTAAAGACATTGATCGGCCCAAAGGAATCTAGAATAAGAGATTTTCTTTCTATATTAATACAAAATAAAGCTGCTTTAGTTGGTGCCATCATTATTATTGTTTATCTATTAATGGCTGTATTTGCACCGCTGCTGGCTCCATATAGCCCATATGAAATTGATTTGGAAAATAAGCTGACTCCTCCATCTGCGGAACATTGGATGGGAACAGATGATAAAGGAAGGGATATTTTAAGCAGGATTCTATATGGTTCCAGACTTTCAATGGGTGTAGGATTTGCTGCTGTTTTATTCGGAGCATTTTTTGGGATTATTTTTGGACTTGTTGCTGGATATTACGGCAAATGGGTTGACACCATTATCATGAGAATGATGGATGTTATGCTTGCATTCCCAGGAATCCTGCTTGCCCTTGCTATTATTGCAGCACTTGGCCCAAGCCTTATTAATGTGACCATAGCAGTAGGAGCTTTCTCTGTACCTTTATTTGCTAGAATCGTCCGCGGATCTACATTAGAAGTAAAGCGTCTTGAGTATATTGATGCAATCCGATCGCTTGGAGCCACTGATTTTGTCATTATTTTCAAGCATATTTTTCCGAACATTCTTTCACCCATTATTGTTCAGGGGACTTTGCGATTGGCTACTGCCATTCTATCAGCTGCAGGATTATCATTCCTCGGCCTTGGTGCACAGCCGCCTTCACCTGAGTGGGGAACCATGCTCAGCAGCGGAAGAGATTTCTTATTCTCAGCACCGTATATTGCCCTATTTCCTGGTCTCGCTATTTCCATTCTCGTTCTTGGGTTTAATATTTTTGGTGATGGTTTACGTGATGCTTTTGACCCTAGGATGAAAAAATAA
- a CDS encoding ABC transporter permease: MLMFILRRILQTIPVIIGVTFVVFFIMQLVPGDPAVLLAGEGASKETIEAIREQLGLNQPLYIQYFEYLTNVFRGDLGVSLKNSQPVLDEILVRLPITIELAFFSIIITVVLGMAAGIISAVKPYSLTDVSVMLVALLGISLPSFWFGLMLMYFFSVKLQILPVAGWDSLLHVILPAITLGAGGAAIVARMTRSSMLEVIRQDYIRTARAKGLRERIIISKHALRNALIPVITVVGLQFGALLGGTVLVESIFAINGLGRMIVDAIRMRDLPMVQGGVLFASLIFVVVNLFVDVFYRFFNKRIELN; this comes from the coding sequence ATGCTGATGTTTATATTACGCCGGATTTTACAAACCATCCCGGTTATTATTGGAGTTACTTTTGTTGTCTTCTTCATTATGCAGCTGGTTCCAGGGGATCCTGCAGTACTTCTTGCAGGTGAAGGCGCCTCAAAAGAAACCATTGAAGCTATCCGTGAGCAGCTTGGATTAAACCAGCCTTTATATATCCAATACTTTGAATATTTAACGAATGTATTTAGGGGTGATTTAGGTGTTTCCTTAAAAAACAGCCAGCCTGTTCTTGATGAAATATTAGTAAGACTGCCAATTACCATTGAACTTGCCTTCTTTAGCATCATTATTACAGTCGTGCTGGGGATGGCGGCAGGAATAATTTCAGCTGTCAAACCTTATTCATTGACCGATGTCAGTGTCATGCTTGTGGCTCTTTTAGGGATTTCACTTCCAAGTTTCTGGTTTGGCCTCATGCTTATGTATTTCTTCTCTGTTAAACTGCAAATTTTGCCTGTTGCAGGATGGGACAGTCTGCTCCATGTCATCTTGCCGGCTATTACCCTTGGAGCAGGCGGAGCAGCAATTGTCGCAAGGATGACCAGATCCAGCATGCTCGAGGTTATTCGCCAGGATTATATTCGTACAGCACGTGCAAAAGGGCTTCGCGAACGAATCATTATTTCTAAACATGCACTAAGAAATGCACTGATCCCGGTAATTACGGTTGTGGGCCTGCAGTTTGGCGCACTCCTTGGCGGTACCGTATTGGTGGAATCGATCTTTGCTATTAATGGCCTGGGAAGAATGATTGTCGATGCCATTCGAATGCGTGATCTGCCAATGGTCCAGGGAGGAGTATTGTTTGCCTCACTCATTTTCGTAGTGGTTAATTTATTCGTAGACGTCTTTTATCGGTTCTTCAATAAACGCATTGAGCTAAATTAA
- a CDS encoding ABC transporter ATP-binding protein yields MKERNKPILEVKGLKTHFTTKRGVSKAVDGIDFTLHKGETLGIVGESGCGKSMTSLSILRLIPSPPGKIAGGSVYFKGKDLVTMSEGEMRKIRGNEISMIFQEPMTSLNPVIPVGEQIAEALRLHQKMGKKAAWDKSVEMLKLVGIPSPEKRAKQEPFQLSGGMRQRVMIAMALACTPEILIADEPTTALDVTIQAQILALIKDLQTKIGMGVIMITHDLGVVAETCDKVAVMYAGNIVEYASTEQIFADPKHPYTQGLLNSLPKIHEDQDELITIDGSVPSPYNMPAGCRFASRCPYAEDICATHQPDLIHYSDEVKVRCWKYTDEWTGKRDKEGVV; encoded by the coding sequence GTGAAGGAAAGAAATAAGCCTATTCTGGAAGTAAAAGGGTTAAAAACACATTTCACAACAAAGCGGGGAGTCAGCAAAGCGGTAGATGGCATCGATTTTACTTTGCATAAAGGAGAAACGCTGGGAATTGTAGGGGAATCCGGATGCGGGAAAAGTATGACTTCCCTCTCCATTCTGCGCCTAATTCCTTCTCCTCCGGGAAAAATTGCCGGGGGTTCCGTTTACTTTAAAGGAAAAGATTTAGTGACAATGTCAGAGGGTGAAATGAGGAAAATTCGCGGGAATGAAATATCGATGATTTTTCAGGAGCCTATGACTTCCTTGAATCCCGTAATTCCTGTTGGGGAACAAATTGCAGAAGCATTGAGGCTGCACCAAAAGATGGGGAAAAAAGCTGCATGGGATAAATCAGTTGAAATGCTGAAGCTGGTAGGAATCCCGTCTCCTGAAAAAAGAGCTAAGCAAGAGCCATTCCAGTTAAGCGGCGGGATGCGCCAGCGTGTCATGATTGCTATGGCTCTAGCCTGTACACCTGAGATATTAATTGCAGATGAGCCAACGACCGCATTGGATGTTACGATTCAAGCACAAATATTGGCACTGATTAAAGATCTGCAAACAAAGATAGGAATGGGTGTTATCATGATTACCCATGATTTAGGAGTTGTAGCTGAAACATGTGATAAGGTAGCCGTTATGTATGCCGGCAATATAGTTGAGTATGCATCTACTGAGCAAATATTTGCTGATCCCAAGCACCCTTATACCCAAGGGCTTTTGAATTCATTGCCTAAAATTCATGAAGATCAGGACGAATTGATTACGATAGATGGAAGTGTCCCCAGCCCTTACAATATGCCTGCTGGATGCCGGTTCGCCTCCAGATGCCCTTACGCTGAGGATATATGCGCCACACATCAGCCTGACCTTATTCATTATTCTGACGAAGTTAAGGTAAGATGCTGGAAATATACAGACGAGTGGACTGGCAAAAGAGATAAAGAAGGGGTTGTCTAA
- a CDS encoding dipeptide ABC transporter ATP-binding protein → MDTTAEKNIILQVDRLKQYFPVKNDSIFKPKAYVKAVDDISFELFEGETLSIVGESGCGKSTTGRAILRLDEPTDGEVLYMGKDILTLNKKEMRKLRGDLQVIFQDPFASLNPRQTVKQILNEAMAIQNVVEKPKRKDRMLELLGYVGLPPEALDRYPHEFSGGQRQRIGIARALAVNPKLIICDEAVSALDVSIQAQILNLLKKLQKQFKLTFLFISHDLSVVRHISDRVMVMYLGKVVEIAEKKEMFDSPLHPYTKALLTSIPVPDPTLKRDRVILKGDVPSPIDPPGGCRFHTRCPFAAEKCKQEEPPLRELVNNHFVSCHFAETLPV, encoded by the coding sequence ATGGATACGACAGCAGAAAAAAATATTATCTTACAAGTGGACCGTTTAAAACAATATTTTCCGGTTAAAAATGACTCTATCTTCAAGCCAAAGGCATATGTAAAAGCGGTAGACGACATTTCATTTGAGCTTTTTGAAGGGGAGACTTTAAGTATAGTTGGGGAGTCAGGATGCGGGAAATCAACAACCGGACGTGCAATTTTAAGGCTTGATGAACCTACTGATGGAGAAGTTCTTTATATGGGGAAAGATATTTTAACATTAAACAAAAAGGAAATGAGAAAACTTAGAGGTGATTTGCAGGTTATATTTCAAGATCCTTTTGCTTCTCTTAACCCCCGCCAAACGGTGAAGCAAATTTTGAATGAAGCGATGGCCATTCAGAATGTGGTTGAGAAACCTAAACGAAAGGACAGGATGCTGGAGCTGCTGGGCTATGTTGGACTTCCTCCAGAAGCACTTGACAGATATCCGCACGAATTTAGCGGAGGCCAGCGCCAGCGTATTGGGATTGCCAGAGCATTAGCGGTAAATCCAAAATTAATTATATGTGATGAAGCAGTATCTGCCCTTGATGTATCAATCCAGGCGCAAATTCTCAATCTATTAAAGAAGCTGCAAAAACAGTTTAAGCTGACCTTTCTTTTTATCTCTCATGACCTTAGTGTCGTCAGGCATATTTCAGATCGGGTTATGGTGATGTATCTGGGAAAAGTGGTTGAGATTGCAGAGAAAAAAGAAATGTTCGATTCTCCTCTCCACCCGTATACAAAAGCGCTGCTAACTTCTATTCCAGTGCCGGATCCAACTTTAAAAAGAGACCGTGTCATATTAAAAGGAGATGTTCCATCACCGATTGATCCTCCTGGAGGCTGCAGATTCCATACACGCTGTCCTTTTGCTGCAGAAAAATGCAAGCAAGAGGAACCTCCACTAAGGGAGCTGGTTAATAATCATTTCGTCAGCTGCCATTTTGCTGAAACACTGCCAGTTTAA
- a CDS encoding histidine kinase → MLPIESFSIYIMFCVLVPLAGAFTLLFLFVFEKRIDLLEKQKREIALERELQTALYNQLNQEIQPHFFFNTLNSILALARLDRKTELLRSIETLSKLLKFKYRTINNFISIEEELTYVNYYLEIQKIRFRDRLHYEIHLDSHVNKAIIIPFLIQTLVENAFKHAFERHIGEALLKIKILKIESAIQVTVWNNSLESHESSPRDGGVGLENIKKRLELLFPDDETSVQLTDQEDGTAVLAIFPHIMSEKLEGESTQ, encoded by the coding sequence ATGCTGCCTATTGAATCATTCTCCATTTATATTATGTTTTGTGTGCTGGTTCCGCTGGCGGGAGCATTTACCCTGTTATTTTTATTTGTTTTTGAAAAAAGAATAGATTTACTTGAGAAGCAAAAACGGGAAATAGCATTAGAAAGGGAACTTCAAACAGCTTTATACAATCAATTAAACCAGGAAATCCAGCCGCATTTCTTTTTTAATACCTTAAATTCAATCCTGGCTCTAGCAAGGCTGGACCGCAAAACCGAATTATTGCGCTCCATTGAAACCCTTTCAAAACTTCTCAAATTTAAATATCGTACTATAAATAACTTTATATCGATTGAAGAAGAGCTTACTTATGTTAATTATTATTTGGAGATACAGAAAATCAGATTTAGAGATCGTCTCCATTACGAAATCCATTTGGACAGCCATGTGAATAAAGCCATTATTATCCCCTTTTTAATACAAACTCTAGTGGAAAATGCTTTTAAGCATGCCTTTGAAAGACATATTGGCGAAGCATTATTAAAAATAAAAATTTTAAAGATCGAATCAGCCATACAGGTTACAGTTTGGAACAATTCTTTAGAGAGCCATGAATCAAGTCCACGAGATGGCGGAGTAGGGCTTGAGAATATAAAGAAAAGACTTGAGCTATTATTCCCCGATGATGAAACTTCTGTTCAATTAACTGATCAGGAGGATGGAACAGCTGTTTTGGCTATATTCCCCCATATTATGTCAGAAAAATTGGAAGGAGAAAGTACGCAATGA
- a CDS encoding helix-turn-helix domain-containing protein, which yields MNILLVDDELIELEQLEYLIKKKFPNWILFKAQDASQAIQIIKKHDIFLAFLDIQLPGKSGLDLAMELSSAGDIDIIMVTAYQNFDYIQKSLRLGVVDYITKPVIEDELMSVLGRYERISSYSEQIVKALQIIQKEFNEKLTLNYLASKIHINSAYLSRKFHEEVGMGFSEYLNDFRLKQAQKMLIESPELSISSISEKCGFNSQHYFSQIFRKMTGQSPRDYRLKETSQ from the coding sequence ATGAATATTTTGCTTGTAGATGATGAACTTATAGAATTGGAACAATTAGAATACCTCATTAAAAAGAAATTCCCTAATTGGATTCTTTTTAAGGCTCAGGATGCCTCACAAGCTATTCAAATTATTAAGAAGCACGACATCTTTCTCGCTTTCCTTGATATTCAGCTCCCCGGCAAATCAGGATTAGATTTAGCTATGGAGCTTTCCTCTGCCGGTGATATTGACATAATCATGGTTACAGCGTATCAAAACTTTGATTATATTCAAAAATCACTCAGGCTTGGAGTGGTTGATTACATTACAAAGCCTGTCATTGAAGATGAGTTAATGAGCGTTTTGGGAAGATATGAACGAATTAGCAGTTATTCTGAGCAAATTGTTAAGGCTTTGCAAATTATACAAAAGGAATTCAATGAAAAGCTTACTTTAAATTATTTAGCATCAAAAATTCATATCAATTCAGCCTATTTGAGCAGAAAATTTCACGAGGAAGTAGGAATGGGCTTTTCCGAATACTTGAATGACTTTCGGTTAAAACAGGCACAAAAAATGCTGATTGAAAGTCCAGAATTAAGCATTAGCAGCATTTCGGAGAAGTGCGGCTTTAACAGCCAGCACTACTTTAGCCAAATCTTTCGGAAGATGACAGGCCAATCTCCAAGGGATTACCGCCTGAAGGAGACTTCACAATGA
- a CDS encoding cupin domain-containing protein → MAVPNIQQIMEERVFEIDKIAKFDPDKPQKNYFYETDKTVGAVWCLEPGQEVYLHSHSNVDDIWVCIEGTGTYFPDLENEVQIGKGMVILAKPNQIHGMRNTGKDRFLFVGFAAGSLPMDITRY, encoded by the coding sequence ATGGCTGTGCCAAACATTCAGCAGATTATGGAAGAGAGAGTCTTTGAAATCGATAAAATAGCAAAGTTTGATCCTGATAAACCGCAAAAGAACTATTTTTATGAAACAGATAAAACGGTAGGAGCCGTTTGGTGTCTGGAACCAGGGCAGGAGGTATACTTGCATTCTCACTCAAATGTAGATGATATATGGGTTTGTATTGAAGGAACAGGAACCTACTTTCCTGACTTGGAGAATGAAGTTCAAATAGGTAAAGGCATGGTGATCCTTGCTAAGCCTAATCAGATTCATGGAATGCGCAATACGGGGAAGGATAGGTTTTTATTTGTTGGATTTGCTGCCGGTTCTTTGCCAATGGATATCACCAGATATTAA